AGTGCACATGCGGCCATTGCCCTCGTTTTCCACTAGGCAGAGTGTGCCGGTTTCAGCCACTGCAAAATTGACGCCCGAAATGCCGATGTCGGCCTCCTGAAATTTTTGCCGGAGTACTCGTCGACCAATCTGAATCAGTGCATCGACATCTTCGGTGTAGTTCACTCCCTGAATGTGCTCGGCAAACAGAGCGGCAATCTGCGCCTTGTTTTTGTGGATGGCGGGCATGATGATGTGCGAAGGGGTTTCACCTGCCAATTGGACGATGTATTCGCCCATATCCGACTCCAGGCATTCGATGCCACGTTCGCTCAGGAAATGGTTCAGCTCCATTTCTTCACTGACCATCGATTTGCCCTTTACTACTTGTTTGCCCTGATGTCGCACTGCAATTGCATGGACCAGCTGATTGGCCTGTTCGGTGGTTTCTGCCCAATGCACCTGGATGCCATTACGCTGGCAATTCATTTCCAGTTGTTCCAATAGATCCGGCAGTTTTGACAGGGCACGCTGGCGGATGTGTTCACCCAGCTTGCGTAACGAATCCAGTTCTTGTGGGTCGCCGAACACGCTAGCCCGTTTCGCCATCAGGAAGTCCATTGCGCCACGAAAGTTACGACGTAACTGGTCGTCGTTCAACGCAGCATGAGCACGGTTGGCGAATGTATCCCGGATAAAAACGATGGGCTGTGGTGCTGCTTTCATGTGTCGGCCTCACAACGCTGTCGTACAAAGCTGACAATATGCTCGCCCTGCAATGGCTGGCCCTGATTGGCCAGCGAGCCATTGATGTTCATCAGGCAGCCGCAATCCGCACTGACCAGATGTGCGGCACCGGTTTCTAGCAAGGCTTGGGTTTTGTCCGCCACCATGGCAGCAGAGATCTCAGGATGTCGTATTGAAAACGTGCCGCCAAAGCCACAGCATTCCGATTCATGACCTTGCACAGCCAGCGTGACATTCTGTAGCCGTGATAGCAAGGCACGGCCCGTTTGCAACGTGCCCATCTCGCGTCGCGCCGTACAGGAGGTATGCAGGGTAACGGTTGTCGGTTCGCCCAGGTCAGTCAGTTGCAGGTTCAGGTGGTTGACCAGATAGTCAGTTAGCTCCACCACCCGTGCGCTGAATTGCTGTACTTGTGTAAGCCGTGTCGGTTCCAAGGCAAACAAAGTCGGGTAATGGTGTTTCATTATCCCTGCACAGGAGCCGGATAACACCACGATTGGCCAATCACCTGGAAAATGCGCAATCTGCGCCCAGGCTACCCGCCGGGCTTCATCAGGATAACCGCTGGTGTAAGCTGGCTGGCCACAACATGTCTGCCCCTGTGGAAAGTGCACCTTTACTCCGGCGTGTTCCAGTAGTGCAATGGCATCCAACCCAGCTTTGGGGAAAAACACATCAATCAGGCAAGTACCGAACAGGTAAACCTGGCTTGTTTGTTTGGCTAGCATGGGCATTCTCCAGTACTGAATGTTCCATCTGGTGGTTGGCAGCGACGTAGCTGAACTGAGTATTGCCCAACATGAGCAATCTTCCTGTTAATTGGTAATACCAATCAATCAGCTTAATGATTCATTCGACACAATGCCTGATGGGCTGTCAAGCAAGGATGCGTCAAAGTATAGAGATGTGACATATTGGATAGGGTTGGTTTGAGTTTATATATATGATAAGTATGGGTTGAATGTTAATTTTTCATGATGGACTCACAGAGTCTGATTCAAATTGACTGCCGGGACTGGGTGAAAAGCCATAAGGTGTAAGCCATGACGAAAAAGGGTGAATAAGGTAAATTGGTAAGACCAATCGTGCACGAAAGTATCACTGTGTTTCAGGAAATCAAACCACGCCGCGTCGCGGACGAAATCGTCGAGCGTTTGCAGAAGATGATTCTGGAAGGCATATTGAAAGCTGACCAGCGTCTGCCTGCTGAACGGGAGCTTGCTGGACAGTTTGGTGTATCGCGCCCCTCTGTTCGTGAAGCGTTGCAGAAGTTGATCGCCAAAGGTCTGATCTATAGCCGACAGGGCGGGGGCAACTATGTCAATGGCTCCATCGGCGATTCGTTGTACGATCCGCTGCTTGATCTATTAAAGAACGATGCGAGTATTCATTTCGATTTGTTGGAGTTTCGCCATACCATTGAAACGGCAATGGCCTATTACGCTGCTGAGCGGGCTTCTGATGCCGATCGCGAAAGCATCACTCGCGCCTATGAATACCTGCAGATGACTTATCAGGCTGAAGACCATGCCAAGGAAGCTGAAGCAGATGCAGGTTTTCATCTCGCCATTGCCGAGGCATCACAAAACGTGGTGTTTCTGCATACCATCAAAGGCTTGTTCGGTCTCTTGAAACACAATGTGATCACTAATCTGGGTGGTTTGTATACCCGACACGAAACTCGCGACACCATCATGACCCAACATGCAGCCATCTATCAGGCGATCATGAATTCCGACCCTATCGCTGCCCGCAATGCCAGTGGCATCCATGTGCGATTTGTCGAGGAAACCCTGCTGGAGCTGGATGCCGAGAAGCGTCGACAGGAACGGGCCGAGATGCGGCTAAAGTTGATGGATGAATAACCGGGCTGCCAATCGCTGGTTACAAGATTGCATTGGTGGCGTGTACTTGGCTGAACACGCAACATTGATCGGTGCATCAACGCTGTTGCCGAGCATAGCTCACCGTCAGCATTTCCCACTGATGCCCATCGGGCTCATTCCAATAGATTCCCTGGCCACCGAATTGCGTGCTGATCTGCATGTCCATGGGGCCACGAACTGAGCTACGGTAAGGGATGCCAGCTGCTTTGATGCGACCGAGAATGGCATCGAAGTCTGCCTGAGTGACACGGAAACAGAAGTGGTAAATCGGGAAGTCTTCATTCGTGTCGATAAAGTCCAATGTCAGACCGTCATTAACATAGACCGCCGAAAAGGGGCCGATGGTTGTTTCTGACCATGGTACGTTCAACAATTCCGCCAAGCGTTTGGCCGATGCAACTTTTGTGCGCGACGGCACGATGGTGTGATCCAGTTCGATAGTCATGGCGAGCTCCTGATCGAAAGGTGACGGCGGGACTGGTCAATGCTACATGGGTGGAGTACGCCCCTGAATGGGTAACTTGTGACGGCGTACAGGTGGGTAAACACGCCATGCCACGATGACCAGCACGCCAAACAGGGTATAAGCAACCAGGAATGCCCATGGTGGCGCATCGTAGAACAGTATGCGTCGCAGCCAATAAGCGATGAAGCTATCGCTGGTTGGTGTTAATCCGGTGTTGGCACGTAACTGCCACTCCAGTACGGTCAACGGGCAGGCAATCCCCAGCCATGATTCCACCACAACCATGGCAATTGCTAGTAGATGAGATACCCGAAACCACCAGCTATTGACCCATGACCAGGCGAGTTGGTTGCCGATCACAATCAGCACCAGACCACCCACAATGAACAACACTACAGCGACGTGTACGATCAGTACAATATCTGCCAATAACATGGATGATGTTGAATCTGTCATCGGGTCACACCCGTTACATAGCAGCATGTGGCCGAGGAGCCACATAAGCCCATCCAACTATTTCGGATTGCAAGGCTTGCCCTCATATTGATGCCGATTGAGGGCATACTTCTTGCCATTCCAACGCTCAACAGGAAAGCAAAATCCCGGGCCGCCGATTTCAAGGTCTGGCCAGCCATCCACGCCTTTGGTCGGTAAAATGCTCAAGATGCCGATGCCGTGGGACAACAGTTTCCAGCTGCCATTGGCCTGCTTGCTGACCAGACCGTAACCGCTACCCGTGTTGCCATAGCAGTAGGTGCCACCTTCGGTGATGATGGCTTCGGGTTGGCCGTCACCATTCAAGTCCAGTACTTCCTGAATCGTACCTGGTCCATAGGTCGGCGTGGGGTCTTCACAAGCCCGCCATTGTTTACCTTTCTTCTTGAACCCTGCTGCTTTGAATGCAGCAGCTTCGTCAGTGGGGGAGAGTCTCTCCGCTGCACCAGATGTCGATGCAGCAATCAATGACATCAACACGCTTACTGCCAGGATGTTCAGTTTCATCAGACACCTTTCATTGCACGTGATGGATTATGTTGCTAACGAGAAAATACGAAAGCCTGGGTTGTACAATGTGAAGGTAACGGCTGAGCTAGAGATCAACCGTATAGCCGTCCATCAATATCCTGGCGAGGTCCGTATCCTTGATGGTGCCAAAGCCTTGTGCCCCCCAATTGGTTCCCCAATCGTTGGCAAATTTGAATTCAGCCGTGTTGGTGTCATAACCCACAATGGCGATCGTCTTCAGACCCAGGGTCCGCAAAGGCAGTTTTACAGTCACCTTCCCACCTTTGCCGGGCGTATCGAAATCGTTGGGGACCTCAATGGCGGCGGCGACAACGTTGCCTGAGCGGAGGGCATCCAATACCTGTGAAATGGATTTGGTCTGGGCGAAGCTTTTCAGCTTGAAGGCTGGTTTGACCGAGTTGTTTGGCAGTGTTTTAAGTGAATACGGCCAGTCGCTGGCCAAGTAGATGCCAACTGACTGAGCTGCCTTCAAGGCACCTAATAGTGATGTACCCTGGTAATCTTCCCCCTGGAATTCGTCAAACTGCTTGGCCAGCATATAGATGCCGCGTGGCGAAACCGTCACGTGCTGTTTCCCGATGGATGCCGCCTTGCTTTGTATGGCATAGGCTACAGTGAAACCGACTGTCGCTGCTTCTGGTCCGGTATCGCCGATTGGTCCGATGCTCGTGGATAAATCAATGACTTCTTCTGGTCGCGCAGGGGTGGGCGTTCTGAATTGGGGCGGTAATACTGGCGCCCCCAGTTCGATTTTCAATGGTCCAAGCTCGGCCTTGCCATCGGTGGACTGAGAAAATCGTGCAATCAGGCCGCTGAGCGAGTCGTGAAACAGGACGGCCGTCACTAACCCAACGGCTGGCCACGAGACGAACACCGGCAATAACACTTTTACCCACTCCAGAATCAACCCAGGGCGGGTGTCTTTATCGTGTGTACCGATGGGTGCTGGAGCGTTCTCTTCCATTGGCACGCCTTTACGTGATCATTCAGATTAGCCCTCATCGGGCCGTGATCTTCGCTCGCCAGACTTAAAATACGACCGAATGTAACGCCATTGGGCTGTGCCCTTGGCAACAATCGCCCGTTTAATCACCATTAAGATGTCAGCATGACCTAAATAGGCTTTTGGGAAGGATATCGTACAAACGGAAAATGATCTGGGCTGTATTGCCAGTGAGCAGTCATGAGCCACTTCCAATCGGGAATATGCAATACGATTTATCATGGTCTTTCAAAATAATAGCACTGAATGCTTCATAGGTTGTCAATACAGCATAAGAACAACCAAATATCCAAGCTCTACGTTTCAATTCGACCGATTGGTGGATAGTTATTTCATTTGTATATGTTGCTGATGGTTTTTGATTGCTGCTGATCATATTAATTGTCAATTTTAACAAATGCGGATTTAAGTTTATTTGCTTGGTGAAATAATTTGGTTATGTCGCCTACGATGGAAGTATCAGCCTGGTTCAGGCCCACCGATGGAGGGCTGAGTTGCTGTCGAGGGAGAGGGCGGGTGTCACGACTTTACTTCATCGGATTCAAGGATCATGGCACATTTTCTTGGCGGTTTACGTGCTCAGTTGACGGTGTTGTTTGGTAGCCTGGCATTGTTGATTGGGTTGCTGGTTTCGCTATACATCAATGAATTTGTCTCTGCAGAAATGACGCGTGAACGGGGGGAGAACATTCATCAGGTAGCTCGCAACATCTCGTTGGCTCTGGCAGAAAATCTGCGCGAACGGGAGCGGGAGATAGTGTTGTTGGCACAAAGCCCATTGTTCGTCAAATCTGCTTTGAATAGTGACGATGTTCGTACCAGCTTGAATCAGGCCAAACACAGCTATCGCTACTATTCATGGATTGGGGTAACCGATACGCAGGGTGTGATCCAGGCCGCTGCCGATGGTTTGTTGGAAGGGCAGAATGCAGCCAAGCGCCCATGGTTTATCCACGGAGTACGCGGTGCGTTTCTTGGCGACATTCATGAGGCCGTATTGCTGGCCAAGTTACTGAAACCTGATACGCCTAACGAGCCAATCCGCTTCGTCGACTTTGCGTCACCCATCCGCGATGTATCGGGGCAATTGAAAGGGGTATTGGCATCCCATGCCCGTTGGACATGGGTCAAGGAGGCAATTCATACTTTTTTGCCAATTGATGCAATCGCACAGGGCGTCGAGGTGTACATCGTCAACAGCAAGCGAGAAGTGCTGTTGCCATTTGAGGCTGTTGGCAAACAGCACATTCCCGTCGGGCTGAACGCACAGGTGCCTTTTGGCATCTTCCAATGGGCTGAGGGCCAGCAAATCTTGTCGACCATATCACCGGTGAATGCGGTGACCAGCAATGACTTGGGCTGGCAGGTGGTTGTGCGGCAACCTGTGGCAACCGCATTGAGCAATGTGCAGGCATTGGACATCCGGATGTGGTTGTTGCGTGGGATTACCACGGCGGTCTTGATGGGATTGGTTTATCTTTTGTCGAAGAATATCAGTCAGCCAATCGAAACACTGGCAAACATTGCGAAGCGGATTGAGCAAGGTGACGAGGAAGTTACGCTGGATGTGAAAGCGCATTCATTCGAGTTGAGCACACTGATCTCCGCATTGCGGGGTATGACTGCCCAGTTGATCAGCAGTAAGCACGAACTGGCCGAAATCAATATGCAGTTGGAGCAGAAAGTCCAGCAGCGTACGGTTGCGTTACAAAACACCAATGAAGAGTTGGTAAAAGCGATGGTACAACTGGAGTTGTTGGCCCGGCAGGATGCATTGACCGGATTGGGTAACCGGATGGCTGCCAATGAACGGCTGCGAGACGAGTTCTTGCGGTGGAGACGTTTGAACACGTCGTATTGCGTGCTGTTGATGGATATCGATTTTTTCAAAAAGGTCAACGATACCCATGGCCATGACGTAGGGGACGACGTGCTACGGTATGTGGCCAGACTGTTGCAAACTACCATTCGTAACACGGATTTTGTCGCCCGCTTTGGTGGTGAAGAGTTTTTGGTGCTGTTACCTGGTACGGCGGTGGAAGGAGCGGAACTGTTGGCAGACAAAATATGCCGTACTGTGGCGGCTACGCCTGTGCCAGTCGTTAATCAGGTTACCCTGAGTATTGGCGTAGCAATGGCATCAGCAGGTGATGCAGGGGATCACGATTTGGTATCCCGTGCTGACCAAGCGCTATACCAAGCCAAACACAATGGGCGGAATCGAGTGGAGCTGGCGACCAGCCACTGATGTCTCGGGATAGTGGCCTCTCGGTTGTGTCAATGAACCAGGTGCCCGCACTGGGCAAGGGCAGGTGATCCACTGCGACGCTAAAGGTAAAAGCACTGGGAAAGTGAACAGACCGACGTTGGGTAACATCGGCCTGAACGGGTAGCTTCAGTTTGCCATGTCAGTAATGCGGTGGCCGCTCATTGGCCAGCAGCCCACCTTCTTCACCCCGATCCTTCATGTCGCGAAACTGTTGATAAAGCATTTGTAGTTGTCGCTGCAACGAATCGATCTGCTGTTGTTGCAGTACGACAGTCTGGTTCAGGGTATCCAGCAAATCTTCCTGAAAACTGAGCTTGATTTCCAGTTCGTTGATACGGTCTTCCATGGCGCTTTTTTGAATCACCTGTGGCCGGGCAACGCTGATTGCGCGACCTGGCTTATCTGTTAAGTTAGTTACAGCGTTGTACTTGTTTGGCGGTTTCTGGCCATATGATCTGTTCTTGACCATTGAGCAGGACTGGCTGTTTGCCACACAGCCATGCGCCTTGCAGTAAGACCTTGCCGGCAGTATCGATCAATGCAAGGTTACCCTTGTTGATGACGACTGCACGCGCTTCCGAAAAGTTGGTGGCTGCCTCGAACTGAAGCGGAATACTCAGTTGACCTTGTCGATTGAGGTAGCCATAACGCGTGACAGGTGCTGTCAGCGCCGCTATTTTGCCTTGTTTTTTGGTTTTACTGTGGTGATCCACTTCCTGGCTAACCACAGCAAAACCATTTTGCATGGGTTTGATTTCGCCAAAGGGGTAAAGGCCAATGATTTTTCCTTTGGCATCTGCCAACCCAATGTTTGATTTGGCTGTAGGGTTGTGTGGTTTGAAAACCACCACACCTTCGGAAAAACGATCGTGTTCAGCCACCCCGCCAGGAATGGTGACGCGTTCCTTGAAGTCAAAACCACGAAACAGGGTACCCGTTGAATCCGAATTGCTTGCCTGTATGTCAACCCACCACCAGGCTGGGCCATCCTCAACCGGGGAAAGCGGGTTTTTTGCTGTCGATACGCGGCCGTTCAAATCGGTTAGGCGCAGTTCGCCTCGATATTTGGTTATTTCGAAAGGGTGCTGATCAAAGCTGTTCAAGTAGCGTCTTGGTTGGACTACCCATTCGCCTTGGGCATTCATCAGCCCTTGCTTGCTGACCGGATTAACCTGAAACCAGCCGTCGTCCAAATAGCGGACCGATTCATAGATTGGTTCAATATAAACCTTTCCATCCATACCCAACACACCTTCACCATTTTCCTGATCCCTGACCATCAGTATTTTGGCGTTTGCGTCATACCGGATCGATTCGTAACGTGGCTCAACAATCAGCTTGCCACTCTCGTTCAACCAGCCATAAAGCGTACGTTCACCTGACTTATCGTCAGCGCTGATCTTCCAACCAATCAGTTTGTCTTGATGTAACTCCGGGTCAATCTGGTTGTAACGCGGCTGAACAAGCCATTGAAACTGGGTGTTGATGATGCCCCATTGTCGATCTTTTTCTGCCGGAGCTAATCCCTGATGAAAGGTTTTGTAGGTCATGCCTTCCGGGATGGCCACTGTCTGTCCGGTTTTAAGGTTCTGGCGATGTGATTGC
The window above is part of the Chitinivorax sp. B genome. Proteins encoded here:
- a CDS encoding SlyX family protein, with product MEDRINELEIKLSFQEDLLDTLNQTVVLQQQQIDSLQRQLQMLYQQFRDMKDRGEEGGLLANERPPHY
- a CDS encoding (Fe-S)-binding protein; translated protein: MLAKQTSQVYLFGTCLIDVFFPKAGLDAIALLEHAGVKVHFPQGQTCCGQPAYTSGYPDEARRVAWAQIAHFPGDWPIVVLSGSCAGIMKHHYPTLFALEPTRLTQVQQFSARVVELTDYLVNHLNLQLTDLGEPTTVTLHTSCTARREMGTLQTGRALLSRLQNVTLAVQGHESECCGFGGTFSIRHPEISAAMVADKTQALLETGAAHLVSADCGCLMNINGSLANQGQPLQGEHIVSFVRQRCEADT
- a CDS encoding GntR family transcriptional regulator codes for the protein MHESITVFQEIKPRRVADEIVERLQKMILEGILKADQRLPAERELAGQFGVSRPSVREALQKLIAKGLIYSRQGGGNYVNGSIGDSLYDPLLDLLKNDASIHFDLLEFRHTIETAMAYYAAERASDADRESITRAYEYLQMTYQAEDHAKEAEADAGFHLAIAEASQNVVFLHTIKGLFGLLKHNVITNLGGLYTRHETRDTIMTQHAAIYQAIMNSDPIAARNASGIHVRFVEETLLELDAEKRRQERAEMRLKLMDE
- a CDS encoding DUF2784 domain-containing protein; amino-acid sequence: MTDSTSSMLLADIVLIVHVAVVLFIVGGLVLIVIGNQLAWSWVNSWWFRVSHLLAIAMVVVESWLGIACPLTVLEWQLRANTGLTPTSDSFIAYWLRRILFYDAPPWAFLVAYTLFGVLVIVAWRVYPPVRRHKLPIQGRTPPM
- a CDS encoding sensor domain-containing diguanylate cyclase produces the protein MAHFLGGLRAQLTVLFGSLALLIGLLVSLYINEFVSAEMTRERGENIHQVARNISLALAENLREREREIVLLAQSPLFVKSALNSDDVRTSLNQAKHSYRYYSWIGVTDTQGVIQAAADGLLEGQNAAKRPWFIHGVRGAFLGDIHEAVLLAKLLKPDTPNEPIRFVDFASPIRDVSGQLKGVLASHARWTWVKEAIHTFLPIDAIAQGVEVYIVNSKREVLLPFEAVGKQHIPVGLNAQVPFGIFQWAEGQQILSTISPVNAVTSNDLGWQVVVRQPVATALSNVQALDIRMWLLRGITTAVLMGLVYLLSKNISQPIETLANIAKRIEQGDEEVTLDVKAHSFELSTLISALRGMTAQLISSKHELAEINMQLEQKVQQRTVALQNTNEELVKAMVQLELLARQDALTGLGNRMAANERLRDEFLRWRRLNTSYCVLLMDIDFFKKVNDTHGHDVGDDVLRYVARLLQTTIRNTDFVARFGGEEFLVLLPGTAVEGAELLADKICRTVAATPVPVVNQVTLSIGVAMASAGDAGDHDLVSRADQALYQAKHNGRNRVELATSH
- a CDS encoding VOC family protein; the protein is MTIELDHTIVPSRTKVASAKRLAELLNVPWSETTIGPFSAVYVNDGLTLDFIDTNEDFPIYHFCFRVTQADFDAILGRIKAAGIPYRSSVRGPMDMQISTQFGGQGIYWNEPDGHQWEMLTVSYARQQR
- a CDS encoding C1 family peptidase; amino-acid sequence: MEENAPAPIGTHDKDTRPGLILEWVKVLLPVFVSWPAVGLVTAVLFHDSLSGLIARFSQSTDGKAELGPLKIELGAPVLPPQFRTPTPARPEEVIDLSTSIGPIGDTGPEAATVGFTVAYAIQSKAASIGKQHVTVSPRGIYMLAKQFDEFQGEDYQGTSLLGALKAAQSVGIYLASDWPYSLKTLPNNSVKPAFKLKSFAQTKSISQVLDALRSGNVVAAAIEVPNDFDTPGKGGKVTVKLPLRTLGLKTIAIVGYDTNTAEFKFANDWGTNWGAQGFGTIKDTDLARILMDGYTVDL